A part of Bacteroidota bacterium genomic DNA contains:
- a CDS encoding gliding motility-associated C-terminal domain-containing protein, with protein sequence MYVWVNIDFNVPNAFTPNGDGLNDMFNIQTDLLISYHITIYNRWGELVFTSDDIGKGWDGNVNDKPQEIGTYIYYIESVTTLNTPLKKTGTITLLR encoded by the coding sequence ATGTATGTTTGGGTAAATATTGATTTTAATGTGCCCAACGCTTTTACCCCAAACGGTGATGGTTTAAACGATATGTTTAATATTCAAACCGATTTACTGATTTCTTACCATATTACAATATATAACCGCTGGGGCGAATTAGTATTTACTTCTGATGATATCGGCAAGGGTTGGGACGGCAATGTAAATGACAAACCACAGGAAATTGGCACCTATATATATTATATAGAATCGGTAACAACGCTGAACACGCCGCTTAAAAAAACCGGTACCATAACCTTACTCCGGTAG
- a CDS encoding SprB repeat-containing protein, which produces MGRNATDWSADDESWVWLPSAITWYETATGTVIGTGDSIEVNPASTTSYTAEVTLCDGTTYSDEVIVTISTPYDVGVDIQNIVCNGDNNAWIDVDVTGNTNPVSYIWSTGSVEDSIYNLGPGVYTITIQEVDGCAYVQEITLTEPPLLTLDTVATVDVTCFGGSDGQVQLNGGGGVTPYIFTYDGTNWQTDSNFLAMEAGLYTFTVKDANGCTQTFDNIIVSQPEPTVVDDGPNFTIEYGSSVIIQAATAINPIISIVWEPAEGLSCTDCMQPTAQPTLIPFIILPLPTKMVVKQ; this is translated from the coding sequence GTGGGCAGAAATGCAACCGACTGGTCGGCAGATGATGAAAGTTGGGTATGGTTGCCAAGTGCAATTACCTGGTATGAAACTGCAACCGGCACTGTAATCGGAACGGGCGACAGTATTGAAGTGAATCCAGCGTCCACAACTAGTTATACAGCAGAGGTTACCTTATGCGATGGCACTACATACAGCGATGAAGTTATTGTAACCATTTCCACCCCTTATGATGTTGGCGTGGATATTCAGAATATAGTTTGTAACGGAGATAATAATGCCTGGATAGATGTTGATGTAACCGGAAATACTAATCCGGTAAGTTACATTTGGTCAACAGGATCGGTTGAAGACAGTATTTATAACTTAGGTCCGGGAGTTTACACAATTACCATTCAGGAAGTAGACGGATGTGCTTATGTGCAGGAAATTACCCTGACGGAACCACCATTATTAACGCTTGACACGGTTGCAACAGTTGATGTTACTTGTTTTGGGGGTAGTGATGGTCAGGTACAGCTCAACGGCGGCGGCGGTGTTACACCATATATATTTACGTATGATGGTACTAACTGGCAAACAGACAGCAATTTTCTTGCGATGGAAGCCGGTTTATATACATTTACCGTAAAGGATGCTAATGGTTGTACACAAACATTTGACAACATTATTGTATCTCAACCTGAACCAACGGTTGTAGATGACGGACCGAATTTTACTATTGAATACGGCAGTTCTGTTATTATTCAGGCAGCTACTGCCATTAACCCGATTATAAGTATTGTATGGGAACCCGCTGAAGGATTGTCGTGCACCGATTGTATGCAACCCACGGCACAGCCTACTTTAATACCGTTTATTATATTACCATTACCGACGAAAATGGTTGTGAAGCAGTAG